A window of Clavibacter michiganensis contains these coding sequences:
- a CDS encoding winged helix-turn-helix domain-containing protein has protein sequence MADTVSPSLARRVALGAQGLGRPHPGAAGTRRLAAEIRRLGLLQIDSVNVFERSHHLPMLARVGPYDRAALDRMLFGGGDAYTEYWAHQAAVLPVDDLPLFAWRMEAERARRMRPGSWASEHLPLIAEVRAELARTGPVPASAIEHESNVRTGPWWGWSDVKRALEAMFAWGEIASAGRRGFERVYGLAEDVLPSVALDREVPEEDAVRELVRRAAVAHGIGTAADLGDYHRLSRAATDRALRDLADAGEVLPVAVPGWEGRGKPLPVWLHRDARLPRRIRGEALLSPFDPVVWFRERALRLFDLHYRIEIYTPAAQRVHGYYVLPVLVDDEIVARVDLKSDRQAGVLRVQASWIEGRHDPAAVAERIAPLLERAAAWQGLERVGVVDRGTLAPALRAHLPAIAAGALDAAVDPAG, from the coding sequence ATGGCCGACACCGTCTCCCCCTCCCTCGCCCGCCGAGTGGCCCTGGGGGCGCAGGGGCTCGGCCGGCCTCATCCGGGAGCGGCCGGCACGCGGCGCCTGGCCGCGGAGATCCGGCGCCTCGGGTTGCTGCAGATCGACTCAGTCAACGTCTTCGAGCGCAGCCACCACCTGCCGATGCTCGCCCGCGTCGGGCCCTACGACCGGGCCGCGCTCGACCGGATGCTGTTCGGCGGCGGCGACGCGTACACCGAGTACTGGGCGCACCAGGCCGCCGTGCTGCCCGTCGACGACCTGCCGTTGTTCGCTTGGCGGATGGAGGCGGAGCGAGCCCGGCGGATGCGCCCCGGCTCGTGGGCGTCCGAGCACCTGCCGCTGATCGCCGAGGTCCGGGCCGAGCTCGCCCGCACCGGTCCGGTGCCCGCGAGCGCGATCGAGCACGAGTCCAACGTCCGCACGGGTCCGTGGTGGGGCTGGTCGGACGTGAAGCGCGCGCTCGAGGCGATGTTCGCGTGGGGCGAGATCGCGAGCGCCGGGCGCCGCGGGTTCGAGCGGGTCTACGGGCTCGCGGAGGACGTGCTGCCGAGCGTCGCCCTCGACCGCGAGGTGCCGGAGGAGGACGCCGTGCGGGAGCTCGTGCGCCGTGCCGCCGTCGCGCACGGCATCGGCACCGCCGCCGACCTGGGCGACTACCACCGCCTGTCCCGCGCCGCGACCGACCGCGCGCTCCGCGACCTCGCCGACGCGGGCGAGGTGCTGCCGGTCGCCGTGCCCGGCTGGGAGGGGCGCGGGAAGCCGCTGCCCGTGTGGCTGCACCGGGACGCGCGGCTGCCCCGGCGGATCCGCGGCGAGGCCCTGCTCTCCCCCTTCGACCCCGTCGTGTGGTTCCGCGAGCGCGCGCTCCGCCTCTTCGACCTGCACTACCGGATCGAGATCTACACGCCGGCCGCGCAGCGCGTGCACGGCTACTACGTGCTGCCGGTGCTGGTGGACGACGAGATCGTCGCGCGGGTGGACCTCAAGAGCGACCGGCAGGCGGGCGTGCTGCGCGTGCAGGCGTCATGGATCGAGGGGCGGCACGATCCCGCGGCCGTCGCGGAGCGCATCGCACCGCTGCTCGAGCGGGCCGCCGCGTGGCAGGGGCTGGAGCGCGTGGGCGTCGTCGACCGCGGCACGCTCGCGCCGGCGCTGCGAGCGCACCTTCCGGCGATCGCGGCCGGCGCCCTGGACGCTGCGGTGGATCCCGCCGGGTGA
- a CDS encoding LemA family protein, which translates to MELWIALGVVVLLAVLVGIYLWATYNALVTLNVRVDEAWSDITVQLKRRADLLPTIIESVKGFANHEQKVFEKVASARTETISAASPAEASRAEERLQGAMKSLFAVAEAYPQLQTSQTFLQLQGELVDTEDRIQASRRFYNGGVRELNTKITQFPNTLFVRGLGFGERDFYEVSSLASIAEPPRVQF; encoded by the coding sequence ATGGAATTGTGGATCGCGCTCGGAGTCGTCGTGCTCCTGGCAGTTCTCGTCGGCATCTACCTCTGGGCCACGTACAACGCCCTCGTCACACTCAACGTCCGTGTGGACGAGGCGTGGAGCGACATCACGGTGCAGCTGAAGAGGCGCGCGGACCTGCTGCCGACCATCATCGAGTCGGTCAAGGGCTTCGCCAACCACGAGCAGAAGGTGTTCGAGAAGGTGGCGTCCGCGCGCACCGAGACGATCAGCGCCGCGAGCCCCGCGGAGGCGAGCAGGGCCGAGGAGCGCCTGCAGGGCGCGATGAAGTCGCTGTTCGCGGTCGCCGAGGCGTACCCGCAGCTGCAGACGAGCCAGACGTTCCTGCAGCTGCAGGGGGAGCTGGTGGACACCGAGGACCGGATCCAGGCGTCGCGCCGCTTCTACAACGGCGGCGTGCGCGAGCTGAACACCAAGATCACGCAGTTCCCGAACACGCTCTTCGTGCGCGGGCTGGGCTTCGGCGAGCGGGACTTCTACGAGGTCTCGAGCCTCGCGTCCATCGCCGAGCCGCCGCGCGTGCAGTTCTAG
- a CDS encoding glycoside hydrolase family 1 protein yields MTPRDTAPDRPTPTELAGLLAGGSRIGVSTSATKVEGRAHEGGRTESVWDAFARRPGAVADGSDPERGARHMERYREDVALATELGVDVLSFSLSWSRIQPEARGGLRREGIAFYDELVDALLAAGIRPRAALHDHDLPVELQDRGGWLHRDTALRFGDLAYLAAEALADRVPDWVTLRTPALTTMGGHVTGTHAPGSRLGLDALPTVHHQLLAHGLAVEAIRGSRSAARVGIVNAHRIVEAASADDDDRAAALVARALHQDLFADAVLLGRYPDLTGPHAEAFERLGRVDPADLRVIGQPLDHYGVALADPIRVAAVPRLVAGSTAIPFTELPWADHPSSLDGHPVAPDLVPAVLADLRARYGDALPPVVLSGLDAAHPEQVDDRDGSRRDPRRAHSISDHLVQALAAVAPGGQAEGVRIEAVVAGSLLDGFEWEAGRAAPRGLVHVDPRTGDRTPRSSYRFLRDTLRERADTAAGRRPQNGCAGPAYPGSSPGPRVGS; encoded by the coding sequence GTGACCCCTCGTGACACCGCCCCCGACCGCCCGACGCCGACCGAGCTGGCGGGTCTCCTCGCGGGCGGCTCGCGCATCGGGGTGAGCACGAGCGCGACCAAGGTCGAGGGCCGCGCGCACGAGGGCGGCCGAACCGAGTCCGTGTGGGACGCGTTCGCCCGACGGCCCGGCGCGGTGGCCGACGGCAGCGACCCGGAGCGCGGCGCCCGGCACATGGAGAGGTACCGGGAGGACGTCGCGCTCGCGACCGAGCTCGGCGTCGACGTCCTCTCCTTCTCCCTCTCCTGGTCGAGGATCCAGCCCGAGGCGCGCGGGGGCCTCCGCCGCGAGGGCATCGCGTTCTACGACGAGCTGGTCGACGCGCTGCTGGCCGCGGGGATCCGCCCCCGCGCCGCCCTGCACGACCATGACCTGCCCGTCGAGCTGCAGGATCGCGGCGGCTGGCTCCACCGCGACACCGCGCTCCGCTTCGGCGACCTCGCCTACCTCGCCGCGGAGGCGCTCGCGGACCGCGTGCCCGACTGGGTCACGCTCCGGACGCCTGCGCTCACGACGATGGGCGGCCACGTCACCGGCACGCACGCGCCCGGATCCCGCCTCGGGCTCGACGCGCTCCCCACCGTGCACCACCAGCTGCTCGCCCACGGACTCGCCGTCGAGGCGATCCGCGGCTCGCGCTCCGCGGCCCGCGTCGGCATCGTGAACGCCCATCGCATCGTCGAGGCCGCCTCCGCGGACGACGACGACCGCGCCGCCGCCCTCGTGGCGCGCGCCCTGCACCAGGACCTCTTCGCCGACGCCGTGCTCCTCGGCCGCTACCCGGACCTCACCGGTCCGCATGCCGAGGCCTTCGAGCGGCTCGGGCGCGTTGACCCGGCCGACCTCCGCGTCATCGGCCAGCCGCTCGACCACTACGGCGTCGCGCTCGCCGACCCGATCCGCGTCGCCGCCGTGCCGCGCCTCGTCGCCGGATCCACCGCGATCCCGTTCACCGAGCTGCCCTGGGCCGACCACCCCTCCTCCCTCGACGGCCACCCCGTCGCGCCCGACCTCGTGCCCGCCGTGCTCGCCGACCTCCGCGCGCGCTACGGCGACGCCCTGCCGCCGGTCGTGCTCTCGGGCCTCGACGCCGCGCACCCCGAGCAGGTGGACGACCGCGACGGCTCCCGTCGGGACCCGCGCCGCGCCCACTCGATCTCCGACCACCTCGTGCAGGCGCTCGCCGCGGTCGCGCCGGGCGGGCAGGCCGAGGGCGTGCGGATCGAGGCCGTCGTCGCCGGCAGCCTCCTCGACGGGTTCGAGTGGGAGGCCGGGCGCGCGGCACCGCGCGGCCTCGTCCACGTGGATCCGCGCACCGGCGACCGCACGCCCCGCTCCTCTTACCGCTTCCTCCGCGACACCCTGCGCGAGCGCGCTGACACAGCCGCCGGACGACGCCCCCAGAACGGGTGCGCGGGCCCCGCGTACCCCGGGTCCTCCCCGGGCCCGCGCGTAGGATCCTGA